A window of the Henckelia pumila isolate YLH828 chromosome 3, ASM3356847v2, whole genome shotgun sequence genome harbors these coding sequences:
- the LOC140890846 gene encoding F-box/kelch-repeat protein At1g67480-like — protein MPGPFSVKRVKESDICFSNLMQQAPLAAKSDSILRTSKIDDDCHSPILPGLPDDVSKHCLSLVPRSYFPSMGAVCKNWRSFIKSKEFITIRKLAGMLEEWLYILTMDADGKESHWEVLDCFGNKHHQLPQMPGPVIAGFGVVVLNGKLLVIAGYSVVDGTQSVSADVYQYDSCLNSWSRLTCMNVARYDFACAEVNGLVYVVGGCGKDGDSLSSAEIYDPDTDKWTVIESLRRPRWGCFACGFEGKLYVMGGRSSFTIGNSRFVDIYSPDRHTWCQIKNGCVMVTAHAVLGKKLCCMEWKNERKLAIFNPADNSWKMVPVPVTGSTSIGFRFGILNGKLLLFSLQEDPGYHTLLYDPNAAPGSEWQTSEIKPSGSCLCSVTIKA, from the exons atgccTGGCCCTTTTTCTGTGAAGAGAGTCAAAGAGTCAGATATATGTTTCTCCAATTTGATGCAACAAGCCCCCCTGGCTGCTAAAAGTGATTCGATCTTAAGAACTTCCAAGATCGATGATGATTGTCATAGTCCAATCTTGCCTGGATTGCCTGATGATGTCTCCAAGCACTGCCTTTCTCTTGTTCCTCGATCTTATTTTCCCTCCATGGGTGCCGTGTGCAAGAATTGGAGGTCCTTTATCAAAAGCAAAGAGTTCATCACTATCCGAAAACTAGCTGGGATGCTTGAGGAATGGCTTTACATCCTTACTATGGATGCTGATGGAAAAGAGAGCCACTGGGAGGTTCTGGATTGTTTCGGAAACAAACACCATCAACTCCCACAAATGCCTGGTCCTGTCATAGCAGGCTTTGGCGTTGTTGTTCTCAACGGAAAGCTTCTTGTTATTGCTGGGTACTCTGTGGTTGATGGAACTCAATCTGTTTCAGCAGATGTTTATCAATATGATTCTTGCCTCAACAG CTGGAGCCGATTAACTTGCATGAATGTAGCGCGGTACGACTTTGCTTGTGCTGAGGTGAATGGCTTGGTCTATGTGGTTGGAGGGTGTGGGAAGGATGGAGACTCTCTCTCATCTGCTGAGATTTATGATCCTGACACCGACAAGTGGACTGTGATAGAGAGTTTGCGGCGCCCAAGGTGGGGATGTTTTGCCTGTGGCTTTGAGGGAAAGCTCTATGTTATGGGAGGTAGGTCGAGTTTCACGATCGGAAACTCGAGGTTCGTTGATATCTATAGTCCTGATAGGCACACATGGTGCCAGATAAAAAACGGCTGTGTTATGGTTACTGCGCATGCAGTACTAGGAAAGAAGCTGTGTTGCATGGAATGGAAAAACGAGCGTAAACTTGCTATATTCAACCCTGCAGACAATTCATGGAAGATGGTTCCTGTTCCCGTCACAGGAAGCACGAGTATTGGATTTCGATTTGGCATATTGAATGGAAAACTTTTGTTGTTTTCATTGCAGGAGGATCCTGGTTATCATACTTTGTTATACGATCCAAATGCTGCCCCGGGTTCCGAATGGCAGACCTCCGAGATCAAGCCATCGGGATCGTGCCTGTGCAGCGTTACAATCAAAGCTTGA